The following are encoded together in the Halobaculum limi genome:
- a CDS encoding MoaD/ThiS family protein translates to MPTHIGQRAVERGDESLDRRAETTVEVKGTGRLYDALPDHRFEYTFEGSTLREFLDQFFEEYDVAELVLARTPEEAVARGWAKPPGELPADFKANPEGDRTRAFARICVNGRFNEHLDGFDTELTDGDRIALMYPFMFCC, encoded by the coding sequence ATGCCGACACACATCGGTCAGCGAGCGGTGGAGCGTGGCGACGAGTCTCTCGACCGTCGTGCGGAGACGACCGTCGAGGTGAAAGGAACCGGCCGACTGTACGACGCTCTGCCGGACCATCGATTCGAGTACACCTTCGAGGGATCGACGCTCAGGGAGTTTCTCGACCAGTTCTTCGAGGAGTACGACGTGGCCGAGTTGGTGCTCGCACGCACGCCCGAGGAGGCTGTCGCGCGTGGGTGGGCGAAGCCGCCGGGTGAACTGCCGGCAGACTTCAAAGCCAACCCCGAGGGTGACCGGACGCGGGCGTTCGCCCGCATCTGCGTCAACGGACGGTTCAACGAACACCTCGACGGCTTCGACACGGAACTGACAGACGGCGACCGGATCGCGCTGATGTATCCGTTCATGTTCTGCTGTTAG